The genomic segment CGCCGCCACCGGCGAACTGAACGCGGCTAAACCCAAGAAGCGGGTTAAAATCCTCGGCGAGGATTTAGTCCTGTACCGCGACAAGAGCGGCTCATACGGCCTGGTCGCCGACAAATGTTCCCATCGCGGTGTGTCGCTCTACTACGGATTCGTCGAAGCCGACGGTATCCGCTGCCCCTATCACGGTTGGAAGTACGATGCCTGCGGCAAGTGCATCGACCAGCCGTTTGAGAATCCCGAATCAGGCCTCAAAGAAAAGATTCAGCATACCGCCTATCCCGTCGAGCAACTCGGCGGCTTGCTATTCGCCTACATGGGACCGGCGGACAAAAAACCGCTGCTGCCGAAATGGGATTTGCTCGTGCGCCTGGACGGCAAAAAGCAGGTCGATCTATGCGAAACGCTGCGCTGCAACTGGCTCCAAGCGATGGAAAACTCCGTCGACCCGACGCACACCTATTTTCTCCATTCGCACACGCTCAAACTCAAGGGCGATCCCGACCATGTGCCGTTTCACTATCGCATGGTCAGCAAGATCGATTTCGACTTACAGATTCATCCAACCTGGGCGGGCATTCAGAAACAAAGAATCTTCGCCGACAAAGATGCGCCCGCCGAAACGCCCCATCCGTTGGTGTTTCCAAATATCCTATTCGTGCCAGTGCGCACCGGCTACTCGTTGCATTTCCGCACGCCCATCGACGATCACAACACGATGGTGAATCAATACCGTTTCATGCCCGACAAAAATGGCGCCATTGTCGCCAAGCCCGATGAAGCGGCGCTGGTCGAAATCGGCACCACCGATGAACGCGGCGAGTTCCACATGGACAACTTCACCAGCCAAGACCATATGGCCTGGGAAACTCAAGGCCCCATCGCCGACCGCGCTAAGGAACACTTGGCCGAAGGCGACCGCGGCGTCGTCATGTTTAGAAATTTGTTACGAGCGCAGATTCAAGCGGTGCAAGCCGGCAACGATCCGGTCGGCGTGAACCGCGATCCCGCCAAAGATGAAACGATCCGGATGATTCCAGAGAACGCTTACGATGCGTTTTCGTTCGCAGCGGCTCGGCAGCAAGAGGCTTAATAATTTATTGCCAGGATTGTCGAAACCCGACAGGCAAGACAATCATTCGTCATACCGGCGCAGGCTATCCAAGTATAGAAGGGATGGGCGAATCGCGACCCGCCCCTGCGGCGGATTTTATTGAACATTACGCAAACTAACGGCACTTATGCCGCCAGTTTCACTTTGCCACTGTGGAGACCACTTACTTCATTCCATAAAGCGCGCCGTCCGAAACGGCTTTGATTTTTTCCAGCGGCAGAATCGTCTCTAATTCTTTGATCGACGGCAGATACCAGATGCGCTGGTCGTCGTCGAAATAAACAAAAACCGCATTGGGTTGTTGCAATTGCTCGCGCATTGCGGCCAACGCTTGTTCGTATCGGCTGTTGGGCTGGCGAGTCCAGGGATCGACTTTGTGCGGGATCATCGTCGTGCGCCTGCCAGTTAATGTGAAAATAAAATCGGGAGCGTTACTGACGATCGGTGTCGATGGCGGCGCGTTCTTGGCGAACTGCAACAATTCGGATTGGCGCCAGGTGTCGGTGGCGAAGCCGATACCGCGTGCGTAGCTCAAGTGCAACCAGAGCGCGCCGTTGACCAATTGAATCGCGAGCAAAACCGCCAGGGCGCAATCGAAAGCAAACCAGCGCCAGGATTTTTCCGCCGAGCGATATTTTCTGAACCATTCCGTCATAATCGACAGCGCGACAATCATCGCTGCAACATAAGGCAGCGCCATAGTCCGCGTATCGAAATAGAGCGGCTGATCGTTAAACGAAAAAGAAATAAACAAAAAGCCGCCGTAACCCAGCACACAATAAATCATCAAATGCGGATACCACGACTTCGACCATTCGACTCTGCGCGCCAGAAAACAGAAAAACAAAAACACCAGCAAAAGAAACGCACGCGACAGCCACGGCGAATTTTCCACGAGACTTGTCGGCACAAGCCATTGACCGACGGTGTCCAGCGAAGGGAGCAGATCTGCCAGCGCCGGCAGGTGAAAGCCGAAGGTGCGATTGGCGGCATTGCCCGCCTGCAAATAATTTCTGATAAACCAAACGGCAATCGGCAGCGCCGACAAGGATGAAAACGTGCCCGCATCGATGAATCGCCTGCGCCAATCGCCGCGACCATGGAAAAGAATCACCGCGGCGCCGGTCAGTCCGACGGCGATACCGACGTAGCGCACCAGACAACTCACGCCGACCGCCAATGCGAACCAGTAAATCGATGGAACGTGGGCATCCTGCAAATAGTGCGCGAGAAAGCAAAAGCTCAGCAGCGTCAGAAAAATAAACGGCGGCTCGGAGAGCGCTTGCGAGTTGACGTAGACCATCGGAAAAGCGGCGAAGGAAAGAAATGCCGCCAACATCGTCGCGCCCAAAGACGATGTCGAGCGATAGACAATGAACACTACCAGCAGTGAGTTGCCGGCGCAAAAAAACAGGCTGAGCCAACGCGCTGCATCGAGGGCATCCAATCCCGTCCACGCCAACGCCGCGATCAGCCATGGATAACCCGGCGGATAC from the Deltaproteobacteria bacterium genome contains:
- a CDS encoding aromatic ring-hydroxylating dioxygenase subunit alpha, coding for MLTQEENDLLTRVGAGTPAGEMLRRYWHVVAATGELNAAKPKKRVKILGEDLVLYRDKSGSYGLVADKCSHRGVSLYYGFVEADGIRCPYHGWKYDACGKCIDQPFENPESGLKEKIQHTAYPVEQLGGLLFAYMGPADKKPLLPKWDLLVRLDGKKQVDLCETLRCNWLQAMENSVDPTHTYFLHSHTLKLKGDPDHVPFHYRMVSKIDFDLQIHPTWAGIQKQRIFADKDAPAETPHPLVFPNILFVPVRTGYSLHFRTPIDDHNTMVNQYRFMPDKNGAIVAKPDEAALVEIGTTDERGEFHMDNFTSQDHMAWETQGPIADRAKEHLAEGDRGVVMFRNLLRAQIQAVQAGNDPVGVNRDPAKDETIRMIPENAYDAFSFAAARQQEA
- a CDS encoding phospholipid carrier-dependent glycosyltransferase; translation: MRGFAFLSSTFEAHNEVAMVISIGARWLVIGLVFIEALLLWITTRWGIGLYTDSIVYVGAARSILAGDGFQFFNDIGQLAPITQYPPGYPWLIAALAWTGLDALDAARWLSLFFCAGNSLLVVFIVYRSTSSLGATMLAAFLSFAAFPMVYVNSQALSEPPFIFLTLLSFCFLAHYLQDAHVPSIYWFALAVGVSCLVRYVGIAVGLTGAAVILFHGRGDWRRRFIDAGTFSSLSALPIAVWFIRNYLQAGNAANRTFGFHLPALADLLPSLDTVGQWLVPTSLVENSPWLSRAFLLLVFLFFCFLARRVEWSKSWYPHLMIYCVLGYGGFLFISFSFNDQPLYFDTRTMALPYVAAMIVALSIMTEWFRKYRSAEKSWRWFAFDCALAVLLAIQLVNGALWLHLSYARGIGFATDTWRQSELLQFAKNAPPSTPIVSNAPDFIFTLTGRRTTMIPHKVDPWTRQPNSRYEQALAAMREQLQQPNAVFVYFDDDQRIWYLPSIKELETILPLEKIKAVSDGALYGMK